ATTGCTAATAATTTAGTACCTTTGCGGAATTTTAAATATTAATGATCATTCGATGAATTTTATTGAAAATTTAAGATGGCGCGGAATGTTGCAGGATATAATGCCCGGCGCTGAAGAGCAACTTCAAAAAGAATTAACAACTGCCTATGTTGGAATAGATCCGACTGCCGATTCATTGCATATCGGACATTTAGTAAGCGTAATGATGCTTAAACACTTACAGGAAGCAGGGCACAGGCCTATTGTATTGGTAGGCGGTGCAACAGGAATGATAGGCGATCCTTCCGGAAAATCTCTTGAAAGAAATCTGCTTGATGAAAAATCTATTAATCATAATATGGATTGCATCAGGAAGCAACTTAGAAAGTTTCTGGATTTCGATTCTTCAAAAGAGAATAATGCTATTATGGTGAATAATTACGATTGGATGAAAAATTATTCATTTCTCGAATTTATCCGTGATATTGGAAAGCATATTACCGTTAATTACATGATGTCTAAAGATTCCGTAAAAAAACGCATCATTGGTGAAACCCGTGATGGAATGTCGTTTACAGAATTTTCTTATCAGTTAGTTCAAGCAACAGATTTTCTTGAATTATATAAAACTTATAATTGTAAACTTCAAATGGGAGGTAGCGATCAATGGGGAAATATTACCACAGGCACTGACCTCATCAGAAGAGTTCTAGGTAAAGAAGCATTCGGATTAACCTGCCCTCTTATTACCAAATCCGACGGCGGTAAGTTCGGAAAAACCGAAACAGGTAACATTTGGCTTGATCCTGAAAAAACTTCCCCATACAAATTTTATCAATTCTGGCTTAATTGCTCTGATGATGACTCCGAAAAATATATAAAGATTTTCACTTTATTTTCACATGAACATATTAATGAAATAATTGAAAAACATAAAGAAACTCCCCATTTGAGATTATTGCAAAAAGAATTGGCAAAAGATTTAACTATCCGCGTACACTCCGAAGAAGATTATAACTCTGCTATTGAAGCATCGAATATACTTTTCGGAAACAGTACAACCGAAAATTTAAAAAGCATTCCTGTTGATATGCTTTTATCTGTTTTCGAAGGAGTTCCGCAAGCAACAGTTAGTCGTGATGCAATCAACGAAGGTATCAGCATAGTTGATTTTCTTTCCGACACTACCGGATTCTTTCCGTCAAAAGGAGAAGTCAGACGCTCATTAAAGGAAAATGCAATATCAATCAACAAAAACAAAGTTGATGAATCATATATTATTGATTCAAAAGATATAATCGGGAATAAACTAATATTAACACAAAAAGGTAAAAAGACTTATTACCTCGTATTAATCAATTAGATATTTCTCTTACTTTACAATAAATAAAAGGTTGTTCAGGTTTTTGTACAGCCTTTTTTATTTTTATGTAAATTACAAACTTATTATACAATTCAATAGAAGTAGTATAAATAACAATATTTTTTCATAATTAATAAGGTTTAAATTCTGCTTACTCTTTTTTAAGGATTTTCGGCTTACTCCTTTTTGGGTACTAATAATCTATTATTAAATTGCATAAAAGTCCTTAACAATACCATTTGTTAACGTTTTTTTAAGATATTTTTACAAACATTTAATCGCAAAGTCCTGTATTTTATATATCTTTGCAAGCTAAAGAAAAATTTATATGAAGTTTAGAAGTGTTTTTTTATTAATATTAGTATCGGTAATTTTTAGTAGTTGCAACAAACAAAAAGTTTATTTTTCACAAACACATACGTTCAATCATGGTATCTGGCCACGTTTCGAACATGTTATCTTCGATGTACCTATACCTCCTTCAAAAAATCTTGACATGGTGCTTGAAATTACTCATGATCAAAGCATTAATTTTAATATTCTTCCTTTACATGTAATTATGACAAATGAGGATGGAGAAGAACGTATTAGAGAGTTTCAAATAAGATTAAAAGATGCGCACGAATTTCGCGGAGAAATACAGGATGACGGAATGATTGTGTATAAACATGTAATAAGATCAAACTTTTCAACTCCGGCTCAAACAACTTATAATGTTGATATTGAGTGTTTTTATCCCAAATACGAAATTCCTTGTATTTATGCTTTAACTTTAAAATTAGTAAAAGCATCAAACGCAGACAAAAAAGATAATATGTAATATCCCTAAATCACTATTTTATGGATATTAATGCCGTTATACGAAAATATTTTCCTTACGGATCGGAGTCATATAATATTTATTATGCACATGTTACTGCCGTTGCGGATACTGTTGCAAAAATCTGCGAGCACAATAAACATCTCAAAATAAATAAACTATTCGCAATCAATGCTTCTCTTTTACATGACATTGGGATATGCATGGTTAATGCTCCACAAATTCATTGTACGGGTTTCGCTCCGTATATTCAGCATGGAATTATGGGTAGAATAATTCTCGAAGATGAAAATATTAATGAGTATTCATCTGTTTGCGAAAGACATATCGGAACAGGATTATATAAAGAAGATATTATCAATGGAAAATTACCTTTACCTATTAAGGATATGTATCCTGTAAGTTTAGAAGAAAAAGTTGTTGCTTATGCTGATAAATTTTTCTCAAAATCAAAACACAATCTTTCAAAACCGAAGGAAATAAATCTGATTCGAGAGGAAATTGCTAAACACGGAAAGAAACATATTGATACTTTCGACAATTGGTGTAATTTGTTTGGTTACGAATATTTATATTAACTTATAATGAGGCGGAAAAAAATAGGAATACTCGGTTCCACAGGCTCAATTGGGACACAAACTTTAGAGATAATAAAAAATTATACTGAATTATTTTCTGTTGAAGCCTTGTCGGCAGGAAATAATGCCGAATTGTTGATAAAACAAGCTTTGGAATTTAATCCGAATGCCGTAGTAATAGCCGATAAGAATAAATACAGATATGTTGCCGATATACTTCAACCAAAGGGAATAAAAGTATATACAGGGGAAGAATCCGTTAACAAATTCTGTGATGTCGCAGAAATGGATTTAATTGTTCATGGTATTACCGGATTTGCAGGATTTTCACCGACATATTATGCAATTCTCGCAGGCAAGGATATTGCTCTTGCAAATAAGGAAAGTCTCGTTGTCGGTAATGAAATGATTATGAAACTTGCACAAAAACATAAGGTTGCAATACTTCCTGTAGATTCCGAACATTCTGCTATTTTTCAATGTATTCAAGGAGAATCGCTTAATATGATCGAACGAATTATTCTTACCGCCTCCGGCGGACCGTTCAGAAATTCCTCTCATATAGATTTAAAAAATGTTACTCCCGAAATGGCTCTAAAACACCCTACTTGGAATATGGGCGCAAAAATTACTATTGATTCGGCAAGTCTTATGAATAAAGGATTCGAAATTATTGAAGCCAAACTTCTCTTTGATATTGATGTAAGTAAAATTGATGTTGTAGTTCATCCCCAGTCAATAATTCATTCTATGGTTGAGTTTGAAGACGGCTCTATTAAGGCGCAAATGGGTTATCCATCAATGAGAATACCTATTCAATATGCCATTACTTATCCCTACCGCATTAAATCCGACAGCATCTCATTTAATTTCAACAATTTAACAGGTCTGACTTTTGAACAAGTCGATAATAATAAATTCCCGTGCATAAACTTAGCAAGAGAAGCTTGTAATATAGGTGGAAGCATGACTGCGGTATTAAATGCTGCCAATGAAGTTGCTGTTTACGCTTTCTTGGATAATAAAATTAAATTTACCGATATTCCCAAAATTATTGAGAAGGCAATGGAAAGTCATACTGTAATTTCCGATCCATCTTATGACGATTTAATTGCAATTAATGAAGAAATAAAATCAAAATTCAGTAATACGGATTTTATCGATTCATAGGTACCTACTTAGCTTTCAAGGAAATCATCCTTTGCATAACTGCAATTAAAAACTCTCAACTTTTTATTATCTTTGCAATTAAAATTGAATCCGTCAGATTAATGAATATTGCTATCTTCGCTTCGGGTAACGGCTCTAATGCTGAATGTATTGCCAAACATTTTTCACAAAATGATAATGTCAATATTAAATTGATATTAACTAATAAACCGGATGCATACGTTATCAAAAGAGCTGAGAATCTAAATATTCCGTGCGTTGTATTTTCAAATGCAGAATTAAAAGATAAAGACGGAATTCTAAAAATACTTAAAAAAAATAATATTGATTTAATTATTCTCGCAGGCTTTTTACTTCTCATACCTGATTTCATTATTGATAATTATCCGGATAAAATCATTAATATTCACCCCGCACTTCTACCCAAATTCGGAGGAAAAGGTATGTATGGAATGAATGTGCATAAAGCTGTTATTGATGCGAAAGAGAAAGAGAGCGGTATTACAATTCATTATTTAAATGATAGTTATGACGAAGGGAAGATTATTTCTAAAATAAATTGCAAAATTTCGGATGATGACACCCCGGAATCGCTCGCTGAAAAAATACACGCGCTTGAATATAAATATTATCCGATTGTAATTGACGATTTGATAAAAAAAATGAATTTATAAAATCCATAAATAAATACACTTTAAATTTTAATATTGAATTACTATGGAATATAACCATATTGAGATTGAAAAGAAATGGCAGAAATTCTGGGCCGAAAATAAAATTTTTAAATCCGAAATAGATGATGCTAAGGAAAAGTATTATGTACTTGACATGTTCCCCTACCCGTCCGGTTCCGGATTACATGTAGGACATCCATTAGGATATATTGCATCCGATATATATGCAAGATACAAACGCCATAAAGGGTTTAATGTTTTACACCCAATGGGTTATGATGCTTTCGGATTACCGGCGGAACAATATGCTATTCAAACCGGAACTCATCCTGCAATTAATACTGAAAAAAATATTAATCGATACAGGGAACAATTAGATAAAATCGGTTTTTCATACGATTGGGATAGAGAAATCAGAACTTCCGACCCGAAATATTATAAATGGACTCAATGGACTTTTATTCAATTGTTTAATTCATATTATTGCAATCAGGCTAACCAAGCACGGCCAATAGATGAATTGATTGAGGTTTTTTCTATACAAGGTACGAAGGGTTTGGAGTTAGCATGTACTGAACAAATATCTTTTACTGCTGAAGAATGGAATGCCAAAACCGAAGCGGAAAAGCAAAAAATATTGATGAATTATCGTCTCGCCTACTTGGCTGAAACTTGGGTTAATTGGTGCCCCGGACTTTGTACTGTTTTGGCGAATGATGAAGTAATAAACGGACTTTCGGAAAGAGGCGGTTTTCCTGTTGAAAGGAAGAAAATGCAACAATGGATTTTGAGAATCACAGCTTACGCTCAACGTTTATTGGATGGTCTTGAAACCATAGACTGGTCGGAATCACTTAAGGAAATGCAAAGAAACTGGATCGGTCGCTCGGAAGGTGCTACTGTATTCTTTGATATTGACGATCATCCTGAATTAAAACTTGAAATTTTTACTACTCGTCCTGATACTTTGTGGGGTTCTACTTTTATGGTACTCGCTCCCG
This portion of the Bacteroidales bacterium genome encodes:
- a CDS encoding 1-deoxy-D-xylulose-5-phosphate reductoisomerase, translated to MRRKKIGILGSTGSIGTQTLEIIKNYTELFSVEALSAGNNAELLIKQALEFNPNAVVIADKNKYRYVADILQPKGIKVYTGEESVNKFCDVAEMDLIVHGITGFAGFSPTYYAILAGKDIALANKESLVVGNEMIMKLAQKHKVAILPVDSEHSAIFQCIQGESLNMIERIILTASGGPFRNSSHIDLKNVTPEMALKHPTWNMGAKITIDSASLMNKGFEIIEAKLLFDIDVSKIDVVVHPQSIIHSMVEFEDGSIKAQMGYPSMRIPIQYAITYPYRIKSDSISFNFNNLTGLTFEQVDNNKFPCINLAREACNIGGSMTAVLNAANEVAVYAFLDNKIKFTDIPKIIEKAMESHTVISDPSYDDLIAINEEIKSKFSNTDFIDS
- the purN gene encoding phosphoribosylglycinamide formyltransferase gives rise to the protein MNIAIFASGNGSNAECIAKHFSQNDNVNIKLILTNKPDAYVIKRAENLNIPCVVFSNAELKDKDGILKILKKNNIDLIILAGFLLLIPDFIIDNYPDKIINIHPALLPKFGGKGMYGMNVHKAVIDAKEKESGITIHYLNDSYDEGKIISKINCKISDDDTPESLAEKIHALEYKYYPIVIDDLIKKMNL
- the tyrS gene encoding tyrosine--tRNA ligase; this translates as MNFIENLRWRGMLQDIMPGAEEQLQKELTTAYVGIDPTADSLHIGHLVSVMMLKHLQEAGHRPIVLVGGATGMIGDPSGKSLERNLLDEKSINHNMDCIRKQLRKFLDFDSSKENNAIMVNNYDWMKNYSFLEFIRDIGKHITVNYMMSKDSVKKRIIGETRDGMSFTEFSYQLVQATDFLELYKTYNCKLQMGGSDQWGNITTGTDLIRRVLGKEAFGLTCPLITKSDGGKFGKTETGNIWLDPEKTSPYKFYQFWLNCSDDDSEKYIKIFTLFSHEHINEIIEKHKETPHLRLLQKELAKDLTIRVHSEEDYNSAIEASNILFGNSTTENLKSIPVDMLLSVFEGVPQATVSRDAINEGISIVDFLSDTTGFFPSKGEVRRSLKENAISINKNKVDESYIIDSKDIIGNKLILTQKGKKTYYLVLIN
- a CDS encoding HD domain-containing protein; this encodes MDINAVIRKYFPYGSESYNIYYAHVTAVADTVAKICEHNKHLKINKLFAINASLLHDIGICMVNAPQIHCTGFAPYIQHGIMGRIILEDENINEYSSVCERHIGTGLYKEDIINGKLPLPIKDMYPVSLEEKVVAYADKFFSKSKHNLSKPKEINLIREEIAKHGKKHIDTFDNWCNLFGYEYLY